A stretch of the Dioscorea cayenensis subsp. rotundata cultivar TDr96_F1 chromosome 4, TDr96_F1_v2_PseudoChromosome.rev07_lg8_w22 25.fasta, whole genome shotgun sequence genome encodes the following:
- the LOC120258998 gene encoding lysine-specific histone demethylase 1 homolog 3 — translation MSDERSALGHGEIGLESAPPRSSSRSSGIDGDSISQAVLSARSDDDEMPIVSMFKLKKRRVSRKAKGGFGVRVENRVAEDDSGEMGDTLATLKKKLKGPKRGKDGVGGSGENGSLMGDARLDDETENRSKRLRLGSVKKDVKGGLAGVVDGSDHSSDVSSGDSLFTFIQKAHSGSVRRSRSAAKQQKPVDRVHHQGIEDGLSIAGINSSFDGVRKPGVARRRGRKSRSSTSQATKVEGMVSELGDRNPVDETLENLCSTSMSLACKSRGGAQKKSSVKLGKDTKISMEGSNSRLLKESPSVSGIEGKVEGARLDSDCDAIRSSEGNIENSELSGLQSYGSLGINNKLIQTCNVDPPLKEEEHKLEDGLKPCTNDKKIHLKCEATLTNVPIWTDVTGRIKPSCDKENIAETPGTKPLSLKDVINEPLEFSCPTLFRDSCPGEGLEVSEESRRPAKLFVQSFDVLPQVKPVIHLTREKVMPCLNDCHSNDHYEGPLIGTNVDVDCPDPTLDTELFSLHENRISDNNAGCDGDLLPYSLSVKESSGSLNQSAMISAVAVQLCSNSCFDDGFKENLSGPQGLSAADVGEKQEEIQNNSDVLDQFPLNDPLPGSGVSFGHLTMEEKLGINDGLSETARVNLSLATSATAKLSASAFPSNCEAFPTGGNSVEQSVEGAPLMNQCSHDASNEQFSSPDQLIKRDNGATYPQSNMVDLVETHLTATASVSEIDDADQQSTLPRVMRSVKKRRHGDMAYEGDVDWEVLIHEQGLFANTCLVDGDRPPRMSGKSDSHLNILVEAADVSTSAVAAGLRVSAAGPLEKIIFKDIFKRKGGLQEYLDCRNSILGLWSKDVNHVLLLEDCGVSQIPSENESQHASLIRDLYMFLDHNGYINSGIASEKKAGPSLSRSEYAKESKLKEAFGEKISGADGEAALALSQKVSEKITTDRLDVQLSAQIKSRGLPIDSMSQPSDIPCETTKMSESCSLMMGDQDIQGEDADGGFKSTAFNAHTADPSSEVNDRRPGPVVSLKMIEVSLSKFQPTESEGGKYACEEITGDGPAVTHSTGACYSSVSDLDVNKKIVVIGAGPAGLTAARHLQRQGFSVTVLEARDRIGGRVYTDRSTFSVPVDLGASIITGVEADVATERRPDPSSLVCAQLGLELTVLNSDCPLYDLVTGEKVPSDLDEALEAEYNSLLDDMVVFVAQNGEGVMRMSLEDGLEYALRKRRTSQPSSNAVQSDRINLFSETGNMDIVMRTTDGGITGDANDLKGNIMSPLERRVMDWHFANLEYGCAALLKEVSLPYWNQDDVYGGFGGPHCMIKGGYSTVIESLGDGLDIHLNHVVTEIIYNEDSDGSGLNPNKVKICTSNGMVYEGDAVLITVPLGCLKANTIKFSPILPNWKQSSIQRLGFGVLNKVVLEFSKVFWDDTVDYFGATAEETGQRGQCFMFWNVKKTVGAPVLIALVVGKAARDGQNLSASDHVNHALFVLRKLFGEASVPDPVASAVTNWGIDPFSKGAYSYVAVGASGEDYDILGRPVGNCLFFAGEATCKEHPDTVGGAMMSGLREAVRIIDILVNGKDYAAEAEAIEALQRRSESERNEVKDLAKRFDTCKLSSAIYSSDGRNVSFSEKALLKDMFSSAKTTSGRLHLAKELLRLPVEVLKSFAGTKEGLSVLNSWILDSLGKNATQLLRHCVRLLVIVSTDLLAVRSSGVGRTVKEKVCVHTSRDIRAIASQLVNVWIEVFRKEKAANRGLKLLRQTTSSESSKVRARDLSGKPTVHNNIESSDSRGNPHACPAESQSPSKVNHKKTNSRAPSLERLMDSKCCAISSHSESEIQGVIAEVNCVRMSDEEAAAIAAAEAARVAACAAAEAYASSEAEISTLRELPKIPSFHKFARREQYAQMDDSEFKKKWLGGTFSRQDCISEIDSRNCRVRDWSVDFAATCNNLNHSKMSSDDAQLSGSNEIACSINLREYSGESGAMDCRFTRAWVDTDTAGGGGVKDHLAIERWQSQAMDADFFNSMHIKDEEDSNKMIKLPSVKDQKQSNESSASWAAATKSSIGQPRGREHIKQGVVDYVASLLMPLYKARKIDKEGYKSIMKKTATKVMEHCTEAEKAMTVVEFLDFKRKNKIRSFVDKLIERHMAMNSTAKT, via the exons ATGAGTGATGAGAGGTCCGCTCTTGGGCATGGAGAGATAGGGTTGGAGTCGGCCCCTCCTAGGTCTAGTTCGAGGAGCTCTGGAATTGATGGGGATTCGATAAGCCAGGCGGTGCTTTCGGCTAGATCCGATGACGATGAGATGCCGATTGTCTCGATGTTCAAGCTCAAGAAGCGAAGAGTCTCTAGGAAGGCGAAGGGGGGTTTTGGGGTTAGGGTTGAGAATCGCGTAGCCGAGGACGATTCTGGTGAGATGGGTGATACATTGGCTACCTTGAAGAAGAAGCTCAAGGGTCCTAAGAGGGGTAAAGATGGCGTTGGTGGTAGTGGTGAGAATGGTTCCTTGATGGGGGATGCCAGATTGGATGATGAGACAGAGAACCGGAGCAAGAGATTGCGACTTGGTTCAGTGAAAAAAGATGTGAAGGGAGGTTTGGCTGGGGTTGTTGATGGTTCAGATCATTCTTCCGATGTGAGTTCTGGGGATTCGCTTTTTACCTTCATCCAGAAGGCTCATTCAGGTTCTGTGAGGAGATCTCGTTCTGCAGCAAAGCAACAGAAGCCGGTAGATAGGGTTCATCATCAAGGTATTGAAGATGGGTTGTCAATTGCTGGAATTAACTCGTCATTTGATGGAGTGAGGAAACCTGGCGTTGCCAGGAGGAGAGGTAGGAAATCTCGCAGCAGTACCTCTCAGGCAACCAAGGTGGAGGGTATGGTTAGTGAGCTTGGTGACAGGAACCCTGTTGATGAAACTCTGGAAAACCTTTGTAGCACTAGCATGTCTTTGGCCTGTAAAAGCAGAGGAGGGGCACAGAAGAAATCTTCGGTTAAGCTGGGTAAAGACACCAAGATAAGCATGGAAGGCTCAAATTCTAGACTTCTCAAGGAATCTCCATCTGTTTCTGGCATTGAAGGAAAAGTTGAGGGTGCTAGGCTTGATAGTGATTGTGATGCCATTAGATCTtctgaaggaaatattgaaaactCAGAACTTTCTGGTCTTCAGTCTTATGGATCTTTAGGAATTAATAACAAGTTGATCCAGACCTGCAATGTAGATCCGCCTCTGAAAGAGGAAGAACATAAATTGGAGGATGGCTTGAAGCCCTGTACTAATGACAAGAAAATTCACTTGAAATGTGAAGCTACTTTGACTAATGTGCCAATATGGACAGATGTTACTGGCAGAATTAAACCATCTTGTGACAAAGAAAATATTGCAGAAACTCCTGGGACAAAGCCCTTGTCATTAAAGGATGTGATAAATGAACCTCTTGAGTTTTCATGCCCTACTTTGTTTCGAGATTCATGTCCTGGAGAAGGACTGGAAGTGTCAGAGGAATCCAGAAGGCCAGCTAAACTATTTGTTCAGTCATTTGATGTTTTGCCACAAGTAAAACCTGTAATCCATCTGACCAGGGAAAAAGTCATGCCATGCTTAAATGATTGTCATTCAAATGATCATTATGAAGGACCGTTAATTGGGACTAATGTTGATGTGGATTGTCCAGATCCAACATTGGATACTGAATTATTTTCTTTACATGAAAACAGGATTTCAGACAACAATGCAGGGTGTGATGGAGACTTACTGCCATATTCTTTAAGCGTAAAGGAATCTTCAGGATCCCTTAATCAGAGCGCTATGATATCTGCTGTAGCAGTACAGCTGTGCAGTAACTCATGTTTTGATGATGGGTTCAAAGAAAACTTGAGTGGTCCTCAAGGTTTGTCTGCTGCAGATGTAGGTGAGAAACAGgaagaaattcaaaataattctgATGTTTTAGACCAATTTCCTCTTAATGATCCTTTACCTGGCTCTGGAGTTAGTTTTGGCCACTTGACAATGGAAGAAAAATTGGGAATTAATGATGGTTTATCTGAAACAGCTCGTGTGAATTTATCCCTTGCTACATCAGCAACGGCCAAACTATCAGCTTCTGCTTTCCCTTCCAATTGTGAGGCATTTCCCACAGGTGGTAATTCTGTAGAGCAATCTGTTGAAGGGGCTCCGTTGATGAACCAATGTTCTCATGATGCTTCAAACGAACAATTTTCTAGTCCTGATCAGTTAATCAAAAGGGATAACGGTGCAACATATCCTCAGAGCAATATGGTTGATCTAGTGGAAACTCATCTAACTGCCACAGCTTCAGTGTCTGAAATTGATGATGCAGATCAGCAATCAACACTTCCTCGGGTAATGCGGAGTGTAAAGAAACGTCGACATGGTGACATGGCCTATGAAGGAGATGTTGACTGGGAAGTTCTAATCCATGAGCAAGGATTGTTTGCAAATACATGTCTTGTCGATGGAGACAGGCCTCCCAGAATGAGTGGGAAATCTGATTCCCACTTAAACATATTGGTTGAGGCTGCTGATGTGAGTACATCAGCAGTAGCAGCTGGTTTGCGAGTTTCTGCTGCTGGCCCgcttgaaaaaataatattcaaggATATCTTCAAGCGCAAAGGTGGTCTTCAGGAATATCTGGACTGCAG GAATTCAATTTTAGGCCTTTGGAGTAAAGATGTTAACCACGTATTGCTTCTTGAGGATTGTGGTGTATCCCAGATTCCTTCAGAAAATGAATCACAACATGCATCTCTTATTCGGGATCTTTACATGTTTCTAGACCACaat GGTTATATAAATTCAGGAATTGCTTCTGAAAAAAAGGCTGGACCTTCTTTGTCTCGGTCTGAATATGCAAAAGAATCCAAACTGAAGGAAGCCTTCGGAGAGAAAATCTCTGGTGCTGATGGTGAAGCTGCATTGGCTCTTAGCCAGAAGGTTTCTGAAAAAATAACAACAGACAG GTTGGATGTACAGTTATCTGCCCAGATAAAATCTAGAGGTTTACCCATTGATAGTATGTCGCAACCTTCAGATATTCCATGTGAAACAACCAAAATGAGTGAGTCTTGCTCTCTCATGATGGGTGACCAGGATATTCAAGGTGAGGATGCAGATGGAGGATTCAAGAGCACTGCTTTTAATGCTCATACTGCTGATCCATCTTCTGAAGTTAACGATCGCAGACCAGGTCCTGTTGTTTCCCTGAAGATGATAGAAGTTTCCTTGAGTAAGTTTCAACCCACTGAATCGGAAGGGGGAAAGTATGCATGTGAAGAAATTACTGGGGATGGTCCTGCTGTTACACATTCTACCGGTGCATGTTATAGTAGTGTATCTGATTTAGATGTCAACAAGAAAATAGTTGTTATTGGAGCTGGTCCTGCTGGCTTAACTGCAGCTCGCCATCTGCAGCGCCAAGGTTTTTCTGTTACTGTACTTGAGGCTCGAGATAGGATCGGAGGTCGTGTTTATACAGACCGTTCCACATTTTCAGTTCCTGTAGATCTTGGTGCTAGCATTATTACTGGTGTTGAAGCTGATGTTGCTACTGAAAGAAGGCCAGACCCCTCTTCTCTAGTTTGTGCTCAGTTAGGTCTGGAGTTGACAGTTTTGAACAGTGATTGTCCACTTTATGATTTAGTCACCGGTGAGAAAGTGCCTTCTGATCTGGATGAAGCTCTGGAAGCAGAATATAACAGTCTCCTAGATGATATGGTTGTATTTGTTGCACAGAATGGTGAGGGTGTAATGAGAATGTCACTTGAGGATGGATTAGAATATGCTCTTAGGAAGCGTCGCACATCGCAGCCATCATCAAATGCTGTGCAATCTGATCGAATCAATTTGTTTTCTGAAACTGGCAACATGGATATTGTGATGAGAACTACTGATGGTGGAATCACAGGTGATGCTAATGATCTTAAAGGAAACATTATGAGTCCTCTTGAGAGGAGAGTGATGGATTGGCACTTTGCTAATTTGGAGTATGGTTGTGCTGCTTTGCTCAAGGAAGTATCTCTTCCTTATTGGAATCAGGATGATGTATATGGAGGATTTGGAGGGCCTCATTGCATGATTAAAGGTGGTTACAGTACTGTCATTGAAAGTTTAGGAGATGGACTTGATATTCACTTAAACCATGTAGTTactgaaattatatataatgagGATTCTGATGGAAGTGGTCTAAATCCAAACAAAGTGAAAATATGTACATCAAATGGTATGGTCTATGAGGGAGATGCTGTATTAATAACTGTGCCACTTGGGTGCCTAAAGGCAAATACCATCAAGTTCTCGCCTATCTTGCCAAACTGGAAACAGTCTTCTATACAGAGACTTGGATTTGGTGTGCTGAATAAGGTAGTATTGGAGTTCTCTAAGGTCTTCTGGGATGATACTGTGGATTATTTTGGTGCTACTGCAGAAGAAACAGGTCAAAGGGGTCAGTGTTTTATGTTTTGGAACGTCAAGAAGACAGTTGGAGCACCTGTGCTTATAGCACTTGTAGTTGGAAAAGCAGCTAGAGATGGGCAAAATCTTAGTGCATCGGACCATGTTAATCATGCTCTGTTTGTCCTCCGTAAGCTATTTGGTGAAGCTTCTGTACCTGATCCTGTTGCATCAGCTGTGACAAATTGGGGCATTGATCCTTTCAGCAAGGGTGCTTACTCTTATGTTGCTGTAGGGGCATCTGGGGAAGACTATGATATTCTGGGAAGGCCCGTAGGCAACTGTTTGTTCTTTGCTGGTGAAGCAACCTGCAAGGAGCATCCAGATACTGTTGGTGGGGCAATGATGAGTGGTCTTCGAGAAGCAGTACGGATTATTGATATCTTAGTTAATGGCAAGGATTATGCTGCAGAGGCGGAGGCAATTGAAGCTCTACAGAGACGGTCAGAGAGTGAAAGAAATGAAGTGAAGGATTTGGCAAAGAGATTTGATACATGCAAACTTTCCAGTGCTATTTACTCTTCAGATGGgaggaatgtctcattttcagAGAAAGCTTTACTGAAGGATATGTTCTCCAGTGCAAAAACTACATCAGGTCGTTTACATCTGGCTAAAGAGTTGTTGCGGCTTCCTGTTGAAGTTCTGAAGTCATTTGCTGGCACCAAGGAAGGACTTAGTGTGCTTAACTCTTGGATACTT GATTCTTTAGGAAAGAATGCCACTCAACTCTTGCGTCATTGTGTCCGATTACTTGTGATTGTGTCAACTGATTTGTTAGCTGTTCGATCATCTG GGGTTGGGCGTACTGTAAAGGAGAAAGTTTGTGTGCATACCAGTAGAGATATACGAGCTATAGCTAGCCAGTTGGtcaatgtttggattgaggtCTTTCGCAAGGAAAAGGCCGCTAATAGAGGATTAAAATTATTGCGGCAAACAACTTCGTCAGAATCATCAAAGGTCAGAGCAAGGGACCTGTCAGGAAAGCCAACTGTACACAATAATATTGAATCATCAGATAGCAGAGGAAACCCGCATGCCTGTCCTGCAGAAAGCCAGTCACCTTCTAAGGTAAATCATAAGAAAACCAATAGCAGGGCACCAAGTCTGGAAAGATTGATGGACTCAAAATGTTGCGCTATCTCATCTCATTCTGAGAGTGAGATACAAGGTGTAATTGCCGAGGTGAACTGTGTAAGAATGTCTGATGAGGAAGCTGCTGCCATTGCTGCTGCTGAAGCTGCACGTGTGGCTGCATGTGCTGCAGCGGAG GCATACGCGTCTTCAGAAGCAGAGATTAGCACTTTGCGGGAGCTTCCAAAGATACCATCATTCCACAAATTCGCAAGACGTGAACAATATGCGCAGATGGATGAttctgaatttaaaaaaaaatggttgggGGGAACATTCAGTAGACAGGACTGTATATCTGAAATAGACTCCAGGAACTGCAGAGTTAGAGATTGGTCTGTTGATTTTGCTGCAACCTGCAATAACCTCAATCATTCAAAAATGTCCAGTGATGACGCACAGCTAAGTGGTTCAAATGAAATTGCATGTTCTATTAATCTTAGAGAGTATTCGGGGGAAAGTGGAGCTATGGATTGTAGGTTTACAAGAGCCTGGGTGGATACAGATACGGCTGGTGGTGGAGGTGTCAAGGATCATCTTGCCATTGAGAGGTGGCAATCACAGGCAATGGATGCTGATTTTTTCAACTCTATGCACATAAAGGATGAAGAAGATTCGAATAAAATGATCAAGCTACCTTCTGTAAAGGATCAGAAACAAAGTAATGAAAGTTCTGCATCATGGGCAGCAGCCACCAAATCATCAATAGGTCAACCAAGAGGTCGTGAGCATATTAAACAAGGTGTTGTGGATTATGTAGCATCGCTACTCATGCCATTGTATAAAGCTAGGAAGATTGACAAGGAAGGATACAAATCGATAATGAAAAAGACAGCAACTAAG GTAATGGAACACTGTACAGAAGCAGAAAAAGCTATGACTGTTGTAGAGTTTCTAGATTTCAAAAGGAAGAATAAG ATCCGATCATTTGTTGACAAGTTAATTGAAAGGCACATGGCAATGAATTCAACTGCGAAGACTTGA